Proteins encoded within one genomic window of Microtus ochrogaster isolate Prairie Vole_2 linkage group LG4, MicOch1.0, whole genome shotgun sequence:
- the Erf gene encoding ETS domain-containing transcription factor ERF isoform X2, whose translation MNYDKLSRALRYYYNKRILHKTKGKRFTYKFNFNKLVLVNYPFIDVGLAGGAVPQSAPPVPSGGSHFRFPPSTPSEVLSPTEDPRSPPACSSSSSSLFSAVVARRLGRGSVSDCSDGTSELEEPLGEDPRARPPGPPELGAFRGPPLARLPHDPGVFRVYPRPRGGPEPLSPFPVSPLAGPGSLLPPQLSPALPMTPTHLAYTPSPTLSPMYPSGGGGPSGSGGSHFSFSPEDMKRYLQAHTQSVYNYHLSPRAFLHYPGLVVPQPQRPDKCPLPPMAPETPPVPSSASSSSSSSSSPFKFKLQPPPLGRRQRAAGEKAPGGTDKSSGSSGSGGLAEGAGALVPPPPPPQIKVEPISEGESEEVEVTDISDEDEEDGEVFKTPRAPPAPPKPEPGEAPGAAQCMPLKLRFKRRWSEDCRLEGGGALSGGPEDEGEDKKVRGDTGPGEAGGPLTPRRVSSDLQHATAQLSLEHRDS comes from the exons ATGAACTATGACAAGCTGAGCCGGGCCCTGCG CTATTACTATAACAAGCGCATTCTGCACAAGACCAAGGGCAAGCGGTTCACCTACAAGTTCAACTTCAACAAGCTGGTGCTGGTTAATTACCCTTTCATTGACGTGGGGCTGGCCG GGGGTGCAGTGCCCCAAAGTGCCCCTCCAGTGCCATCGGGTGGCAGCCATTTCCGCTTCCCCCCTTCAACGCCTTCCGAGGTGCTGTCTCCCACCGAGGATCCCCGATCTCCACCGGCttgctcttcatcttcctcctcgcTCTTCTCTGCTGTGGTAGCCCGACGTTTGGGCCGGGGCTCAGTCAGTGACTGTAGTGATGGCACGTCAGAGTTGGAGGAGCCTCTGGGAGAGGACCCCCGGGCACGACCACCTGGCCCTCCAGAGCTGGGTGCTTTCCGAGGGCCCCCCCTGGCCCGCCTCCCACATGACCCTGGTGTCTTCCGTGTCTACCCCCGGCCCCGGGGTGGCCCTGAACCCCTAAGCCCCTTCCCTGTGTCACCCTTGGCAGGGCCTGGCTCCCTTCTGCCCCCTCAGCTCTCCCCGGCTCTGCCTATGACTCCCACCCACCTGGCCTACACACCCTCACCCACGTTGAGTCCTATGTACCCCAGCGGTGGTGGGGGCCCTAGTGGCTCGGGAGGCTCCCACTTCTCCTTCAGCCCCGAGGACATGAAACGGTACCTGCAGGCCCACACCCAAAGCGTCTACAACTACCACCTCAGTCCCCGCGCCTTCCTGCActaccctgggctggtggtgccCCAGCCACAGCGCCCTGACAAGTGCCCGCTGCCGCCCATGGCACCTGAGACCCCACCGGTCCCCTCCTCAGCctcgtcttcctcttcctcctcttcatccccgTTCAAGTTTAAGCTGCAGCCACCTCCGCTAGGACGCCGGCAGCgggcagctggagagaaggctccagGAGGCACCGACAAGAGCAGCGGTAGCAGTGGCTCAGGTGGGCTGGCTGAGGGGGCAGGCGCATTGGTCCCCCCACCGCCACCACCCCAGATCAAGGTGGAGCCCATCTCAGAAGGCGAGTCCGAGGAGGTAGAGGTGACTGACATCAGTGACGAGGATGAGGAAGATGGGGAGGTGTTCAAGACTCCCCGTGCCCCACctgctcccccaaagccagagcCCGGAGAGGCACCTGGGGCAGCCCAGTGCATGCCCCTTAAACTGCGCTTTAAGCGGCGCTGGAGTGAAGACTGTCGCCTGGAGGGGGGCGGGGCTCTGTCTGGGGGCCCTGAGGATGAGGGTGAGGACAAGAAGGTGCGTGGGGACACGGGCCCTGGGGAGGCTGGGGGGCCACTCACCCCACGACGGGTGAGCTCAGATCTCCAGCACGCCACAGCTCAGCTCTCTCTGGAGCATCGAGATTCCTGA
- the Erf gene encoding ETS domain-containing transcription factor ERF isoform X1, with translation MKTPADTGFAFPDWAYKPESSPGSRQIQLWHFILELLRKEEYQGVIAWQGDYGEFVIKDPDEVARLWGVRKCKPQMNYDKLSRALRYYYNKRILHKTKGKRFTYKFNFNKLVLVNYPFIDVGLAGGAVPQSAPPVPSGGSHFRFPPSTPSEVLSPTEDPRSPPACSSSSSSLFSAVVARRLGRGSVSDCSDGTSELEEPLGEDPRARPPGPPELGAFRGPPLARLPHDPGVFRVYPRPRGGPEPLSPFPVSPLAGPGSLLPPQLSPALPMTPTHLAYTPSPTLSPMYPSGGGGPSGSGGSHFSFSPEDMKRYLQAHTQSVYNYHLSPRAFLHYPGLVVPQPQRPDKCPLPPMAPETPPVPSSASSSSSSSSSPFKFKLQPPPLGRRQRAAGEKAPGGTDKSSGSSGSGGLAEGAGALVPPPPPPQIKVEPISEGESEEVEVTDISDEDEEDGEVFKTPRAPPAPPKPEPGEAPGAAQCMPLKLRFKRRWSEDCRLEGGGALSGGPEDEGEDKKVRGDTGPGEAGGPLTPRRVSSDLQHATAQLSLEHRDS, from the exons ATGAAGACCCCGGCGGACAcag GGTTTGCCTTCCCAGACTGGGCCTACAAGCCGGAGTCCTCCCCTGGCTCGAGGCAGATCCAGCTGTGGCACTTCATCCTGGAGCTGCTACGGAAGGAGGAGTATCAGGGCGTCATCGCCTGGCAGGGGGACTACGGGGAATTTGTCATCAAGGACCCTGATGAGGTGGCCCGCCTCTGGGGTGTCCGCAAGTGCAAGCCCCAGATGAACTATGACAAGCTGAGCCGGGCCCTGCG CTATTACTATAACAAGCGCATTCTGCACAAGACCAAGGGCAAGCGGTTCACCTACAAGTTCAACTTCAACAAGCTGGTGCTGGTTAATTACCCTTTCATTGACGTGGGGCTGGCCG GGGGTGCAGTGCCCCAAAGTGCCCCTCCAGTGCCATCGGGTGGCAGCCATTTCCGCTTCCCCCCTTCAACGCCTTCCGAGGTGCTGTCTCCCACCGAGGATCCCCGATCTCCACCGGCttgctcttcatcttcctcctcgcTCTTCTCTGCTGTGGTAGCCCGACGTTTGGGCCGGGGCTCAGTCAGTGACTGTAGTGATGGCACGTCAGAGTTGGAGGAGCCTCTGGGAGAGGACCCCCGGGCACGACCACCTGGCCCTCCAGAGCTGGGTGCTTTCCGAGGGCCCCCCCTGGCCCGCCTCCCACATGACCCTGGTGTCTTCCGTGTCTACCCCCGGCCCCGGGGTGGCCCTGAACCCCTAAGCCCCTTCCCTGTGTCACCCTTGGCAGGGCCTGGCTCCCTTCTGCCCCCTCAGCTCTCCCCGGCTCTGCCTATGACTCCCACCCACCTGGCCTACACACCCTCACCCACGTTGAGTCCTATGTACCCCAGCGGTGGTGGGGGCCCTAGTGGCTCGGGAGGCTCCCACTTCTCCTTCAGCCCCGAGGACATGAAACGGTACCTGCAGGCCCACACCCAAAGCGTCTACAACTACCACCTCAGTCCCCGCGCCTTCCTGCActaccctgggctggtggtgccCCAGCCACAGCGCCCTGACAAGTGCCCGCTGCCGCCCATGGCACCTGAGACCCCACCGGTCCCCTCCTCAGCctcgtcttcctcttcctcctcttcatccccgTTCAAGTTTAAGCTGCAGCCACCTCCGCTAGGACGCCGGCAGCgggcagctggagagaaggctccagGAGGCACCGACAAGAGCAGCGGTAGCAGTGGCTCAGGTGGGCTGGCTGAGGGGGCAGGCGCATTGGTCCCCCCACCGCCACCACCCCAGATCAAGGTGGAGCCCATCTCAGAAGGCGAGTCCGAGGAGGTAGAGGTGACTGACATCAGTGACGAGGATGAGGAAGATGGGGAGGTGTTCAAGACTCCCCGTGCCCCACctgctcccccaaagccagagcCCGGAGAGGCACCTGGGGCAGCCCAGTGCATGCCCCTTAAACTGCGCTTTAAGCGGCGCTGGAGTGAAGACTGTCGCCTGGAGGGGGGCGGGGCTCTGTCTGGGGGCCCTGAGGATGAGGGTGAGGACAAGAAGGTGCGTGGGGACACGGGCCCTGGGGAGGCTGGGGGGCCACTCACCCCACGACGGGTGAGCTCAGATCTCCAGCACGCCACAGCTCAGCTCTCTCTGGAGCATCGAGATTCCTGA